A stretch of the Solanum dulcamara chromosome 6, daSolDulc1.2, whole genome shotgun sequence genome encodes the following:
- the LOC129892969 gene encoding uncharacterized protein LOC129892969, giving the protein MYGDLIRELSAMSSPWTFVAWGMDITGSIEPAASNKHRFILVAIDYFTKWVEEASYKSVTKKVVADFVHNNLICRFGMPDSIITDNGANFNSHLMEEICEQFKINHQNSTVYHPQMNEAVEAANKNIKKILRKMIDNHREVEIPSLRIIQEAELSNADWVRDRIEHLALTDEKRITVVYHGQLYQQRMIRAFNNRVRPKTFEVGQLVLKRIFPHQDLYKGKFAPNWQRPYMVRKVLFRGALISSKMDGQEWPKPINSDAVKRYYV; this is encoded by the exons ATGTACGGTGATTTGATTCGAGAACTCAGTGCTATGAGTTCTCCTTGGACATTTGTGGCTTGGGGTATGGATATCACTGGTTCAATAGAGCCAGCTGCCTCTAATAAACATAGGTTCATTCTAGTTGCGATTGACTACTTCACCAAGTGGGTGGAAGAAGCCTCGTATAAATCAGTTACGAAGAAGGTAGTAGCAGACTTCGTCCATAACAATTTGATATGTAGATTTGGAATGCCAGATTCCATCATTACCGATAATGGAGCAAATTTCAATAGTCATTTGATGGAAGAGATATGTGAGCAATTCAAGATTAATCACCAAAACTCAACCGTGTATCATCCTCAAATGAATGAAGCCGTAGAAGCTGCGAACAAGAACATCAAAAAGATCTTGAGGAAAATGATTGACAATCACAGAG AAGTTGAAATACCTTCGTTGAGAATCATTCAAGAAGCTGAATTGAGCAATGCTGATTGGGTTCGTGATCGAATTGAACATTTGGCTTTGACTGATGAAAAGAGAATAACTGTTGTTTACCATGGTCAATTGTACCAACAAAGAATGATTCGTGCTTTTAACAATCGAGTGAGACCAAAAACGTTTGAAGTTGGTCAATTGGTTCTCAAACGCATTTTTCCACATCAAGATTTGTATAAAGGAAAGTTCGCGCCAAATTGGCAAAGACCATACATGGTTCGCAAAGTGTTATTTAGAGGTGCCTTAATATCTTCCAAAATGGATGGCCAAGAGTGGCCGAAACCAATCAACTCAGATGCCGTCAAGAGATACTACGTTTGA